In the genome of Streptomyces collinus, one region contains:
- a CDS encoding LamG domain-containing protein codes for MLPATAAAQSTAAAAKANVVDETTALEQAASSGEPVEVTADRTEYSTTHANPDGTFLLTQSSTPQRVHQEDGSWAPVDPDLERRPDGRIAPKGAVVDLSFSGGGSGSDMLRMGKDGRSITLGWTDALPEPTLKDATATYANVLDGVDLQLTATAEGYREVLVVKTPEAAANPELEQVKLTASGDGLTVVPGAGGGLRAVDEDGNALFRGPAGQMWDSAGDAESGPQPQLLAADVPTAVNEPKKDDPSQPGNGDASAVLPVKVDNNTVAVHPDLDLLRGKDTVYPVFIDPSVGLGAQERTKISSDGDKFWMFDGDKGVGKCGTADGYSCGSGYIDRMYFEFAPTKLSGKHVLDATFRARETWSYNCTPYWVDLERTDNISEGTRWPGPKQLDQMGDRYVSAGRGGLCSPDQPDAWIEFNDNPDEADENLKNTVRSFADGKINRLTLMLRAKDEGEPRAWKRFDDSAELQVIFAYKPGTPTDVGLIPGDGSTAYCKKSSSDPLIVTRDNPVVQARVQTRVESNKGDQEGSLQAEYVVERGDDAAWHQVWTGHAPDTGWHPDGTLEKLRMSKRADGGLYRYKARTQSHWSYSGKSGDLFSGYSSWCYFKIDSTAPKPPRITAGSPYAECATNVCEGKGGPGVPGSFTFQPNTADIKTNGKTDVTGYEWKLLSTPAKPVAGTLKVTVPNVTPPLSGTQVLSVRAKDVYNRWGAYQEFTFKVAAAEAAVGRWHLDGVPGSGTVTAKDTATVGTRHDATLVGEEGTGWSTRARRGEADYALRLNDDTSDPAQQTGYAATSAPAVNTRDSFTVSAWVQLSNASANRAVLSAPGTNGSSFTLYYSAAYKKWVFNRADKDTVNPVYVRSMSDQENPPLNVWTHVAGVFKTEGDDNLPDTDPANDTIQLFINGQPQGQPVGLSKAAPTYTPWTAGGGLQFGRSKTGGKYVDHHFGLLDEAAVWQRALQPAEVANEARILQDGVPANELVAHWDATTAKGTQVAETTAYPLSSMALSGSGATLNEEDNALFLNGTAGYATAAGPVVDETGSFTVSASVRLDSAALNAKPVGYQAQVAAQRLSSESSWALWVTKPGDDIYQWKFTRTAVGPDGKVTQSAQVPAADVAATDTWVQITGTFDAQETWEWTDPTDGTTEARYGQLHLYVGEFDQPSEQAAGFTTPQQGSGELSLGRGTASGKTGNYLPGGLQDLRVWTGAMTADQVRSQVLDTPDST; via the coding sequence ATGTTGCCGGCGACGGCTGCGGCGCAGTCAACAGCCGCTGCGGCGAAGGCGAATGTGGTCGATGAGACGACTGCGCTGGAGCAGGCGGCATCCTCCGGCGAGCCCGTGGAGGTGACGGCGGATCGTACGGAGTACTCCACGACGCACGCCAACCCGGACGGAACGTTCCTGCTCACCCAGTCCTCAACGCCCCAACGTGTCCACCAGGAGGACGGCAGTTGGGCGCCGGTCGACCCTGATCTGGAGCGCCGGCCTGACGGCCGGATCGCCCCCAAGGGAGCTGTGGTCGACCTGTCGTTCTCCGGCGGTGGTTCCGGCTCTGACATGCTGCGGATGGGCAAGGACGGCCGGTCGATCACCCTTGGCTGGACCGATGCGCTGCCGGAGCCGACCCTGAAGGACGCAACAGCCACCTACGCCAACGTGTTGGACGGCGTGGATCTGCAGCTGACCGCGACCGCCGAGGGGTACCGCGAGGTCCTCGTCGTGAAGACGCCTGAAGCTGCCGCCAATCCCGAGCTCGAGCAGGTCAAGCTCACCGCATCCGGAGACGGTCTGACCGTGGTACCGGGCGCCGGTGGCGGACTGCGGGCCGTCGACGAGGACGGCAACGCCCTCTTCCGCGGGCCGGCTGGCCAGATGTGGGACTCGGCCGGCGATGCCGAGTCCGGCCCGCAGCCCCAGCTCTTGGCGGCCGACGTGCCGACCGCCGTGAATGAGCCCAAGAAGGACGACCCTTCGCAGCCCGGCAACGGAGACGCCAGCGCGGTCCTGCCCGTCAAGGTCGACAACAACACCGTCGCCGTACACCCCGACCTCGACCTGCTGCGCGGCAAGGACACCGTCTACCCGGTGTTCATCGACCCCTCAGTCGGCCTGGGAGCCCAGGAGCGCACGAAGATCTCCTCCGACGGCGACAAGTTCTGGATGTTCGACGGCGACAAGGGCGTCGGCAAATGCGGAACGGCTGACGGCTACTCGTGCGGTAGCGGCTACATCGATCGCATGTACTTCGAGTTCGCGCCCACGAAGCTCTCGGGCAAGCACGTCCTGGACGCCACCTTCCGGGCCCGCGAGACGTGGTCATACAACTGCACGCCCTACTGGGTTGATCTGGAGCGCACCGACAACATCTCCGAGGGCACCCGCTGGCCGGGCCCCAAGCAGCTGGACCAGATGGGCGACCGGTACGTTTCCGCCGGGCGCGGTGGTCTGTGCTCGCCTGACCAGCCCGACGCCTGGATCGAGTTCAACGACAACCCCGACGAGGCGGACGAGAACCTGAAGAACACCGTCCGCTCATTCGCGGACGGCAAGATCAACCGCCTGACGCTGATGCTTCGGGCCAAGGATGAAGGCGAGCCGCGCGCCTGGAAGCGCTTCGACGACAGCGCAGAGTTGCAGGTCATCTTCGCTTACAAGCCGGGCACGCCCACGGACGTCGGTCTCATCCCCGGTGATGGCAGCACCGCGTACTGCAAGAAGTCCTCGAGTGATCCGTTGATCGTCACCCGCGACAACCCGGTCGTACAGGCCCGCGTCCAGACCCGGGTCGAGTCCAACAAGGGCGACCAGGAGGGCTCCCTGCAGGCCGAGTACGTCGTGGAGCGCGGAGACGACGCGGCCTGGCACCAGGTGTGGACCGGCCATGCGCCAGATACCGGCTGGCATCCCGACGGCACGCTGGAAAAGCTCCGCATGAGCAAGCGCGCCGACGGGGGCCTGTACCGCTACAAGGCCCGCACCCAATCCCACTGGTCCTACAGCGGAAAGTCCGGCGATCTGTTCTCCGGCTACAGCTCATGGTGCTACTTCAAGATCGACTCGACGGCGCCGAAGCCACCCCGTATCACCGCCGGCTCCCCGTACGCCGAGTGCGCTACCAACGTCTGTGAAGGAAAGGGCGGCCCAGGCGTTCCGGGCTCCTTCACCTTCCAGCCCAACACAGCCGACATCAAGACCAACGGCAAAACAGACGTCACCGGCTACGAATGGAAGCTGCTGTCCACCCCGGCCAAACCCGTCGCCGGCACCCTCAAGGTCACCGTCCCGAACGTGACCCCGCCGCTGTCAGGCACCCAGGTGCTGTCGGTGCGGGCCAAAGACGTCTACAACCGGTGGGGCGCCTACCAGGAGTTCACCTTCAAGGTAGCCGCGGCCGAAGCGGCCGTGGGTCGCTGGCATCTCGACGGAGTTCCCGGCTCGGGCACCGTGACCGCCAAGGACACCGCTACTGTCGGTACCCGGCACGACGCCACACTGGTCGGTGAGGAAGGGACCGGCTGGTCCACCAGGGCCCGTCGCGGCGAGGCGGACTACGCGCTGCGCCTGAACGACGACACCAGCGACCCGGCACAGCAGACCGGCTACGCGGCCACGTCCGCCCCTGCCGTCAACACCCGGGACTCCTTCACCGTCTCCGCCTGGGTGCAGCTCTCCAACGCCTCAGCCAACCGGGCCGTGCTGTCCGCGCCGGGAACCAACGGCAGCTCCTTCACGCTCTACTACTCCGCCGCGTACAAGAAGTGGGTCTTCAACCGCGCCGACAAGGACACAGTGAACCCGGTGTACGTCCGCTCAATGTCCGACCAGGAAAACCCGCCGCTCAACGTGTGGACGCACGTGGCGGGCGTCTTCAAGACCGAAGGCGATGACAACCTTCCGGACACCGACCCGGCCAACGACACCATCCAGCTGTTCATCAACGGCCAGCCCCAGGGCCAGCCGGTCGGCCTGTCCAAGGCCGCACCCACCTACACCCCGTGGACTGCAGGCGGGGGACTGCAGTTCGGCCGCTCCAAAACGGGCGGCAAGTACGTCGACCACCACTTCGGTCTGCTCGACGAAGCCGCTGTGTGGCAGCGAGCCCTGCAACCGGCGGAAGTCGCCAACGAAGCCAGGATCCTGCAAGACGGAGTACCGGCCAACGAACTGGTCGCACACTGGGACGCCACCACAGCCAAGGGCACCCAAGTCGCCGAAACCACGGCCTACCCGCTCTCGTCGATGGCCCTGTCCGGCTCTGGCGCCACGCTGAATGAGGAAGACAACGCGCTGTTCCTTAACGGCACAGCCGGATACGCCACCGCCGCCGGCCCGGTAGTCGACGAGACCGGCTCGTTCACGGTGTCGGCGAGCGTCCGTCTCGATTCAGCGGCCCTCAACGCCAAGCCGGTCGGCTACCAGGCGCAGGTGGCAGCCCAGCGCCTGAGCTCAGAGTCCTCCTGGGCTCTGTGGGTCACGAAGCCCGGCGACGACATCTACCAGTGGAAGTTCACCCGCACCGCAGTGGGACCGGACGGCAAGGTCACCCAGAGCGCACAGGTGCCCGCAGCAGACGTGGCCGCCACCGACACCTGGGTCCAGATCACAGGCACCTTCGACGCCCAGGAGACCTGGGAGTGGACCGATCCGACCGACGGCACCACCGAAGCCCGCTATGGCCAACTCCACCTCTACGTCGGCGAATTCGACCAGCCCTCGGAACAAGCAGCTGGCTTCACCACCCCGCAGCAGGGCAGTGGTGAGCTGAGCCTGGGACGCGGAACCGCCTCGGGTAAGACCGGCAACTATCTGCCCGGCGGTCTGCAGGACCTCAGGGTCTGGACCGGAGCCATGACCGCTGACCAGGTTCGCTCCCAGGTGCTGGACACGCCCGACAGCACCTGA
- a CDS encoding helix-turn-helix domain-containing protein, with protein MGANTKHRLMVVDRLLANLVHLRHGATHDMLACWFGVDRSTITRAIGEVRPLLAEQGCTVSPDVRLRSLAEVVDHLGTSGTTGIIDGTEIRVHRLAAGRKDRHKFISSMNKQNAIKSMVVADGEGRLLWCSPARPD; from the coding sequence GTGGGCGCCAACACGAAGCACCGACTGATGGTCGTCGACCGGCTCCTGGCGAACCTCGTCCATCTTCGTCACGGGGCGACCCATGACATGCTGGCCTGCTGGTTCGGCGTCGACCGCTCCACCATCACCCGAGCCATCGGTGAGGTGCGGCCCCTGCTCGCAGAGCAAGGCTGCACCGTTAGCCCCGATGTGCGGCTGCGGTCTCTGGCCGAGGTCGTCGACCATCTCGGCACGAGTGGCACGACCGGCATCATCGACGGCACCGAGATCCGTGTCCATCGGCTTGCTGCCGGACGCAAGGACCGCCACAAGTTCATCTCCAGCATGAACAAGCAGAACGCCATCAAGTCCATGGTGGTCGCGGACGGCGAAGGCCGCCTGTTGTGGTGCAGCCCAGCACGGCCCGATTAG
- a CDS encoding ATP-binding protein — MSYAPKRVSAGLVILVGPPAVGKSTFVQHLVQTGKISQEAVASTDAIREELARSSVVSARDTSHAELVADERDRQLLKTLAAGCTALAESTNVTRRARARLVAIARQQCITVTVLRFEQSREVLFQQNAERERRDVSDAVVGDLASIMDQEADRGQLYADGAAWVHDVPGRGQGISAAEAAQLFAFNRFIRR; from the coding sequence ATGAGCTACGCACCGAAACGGGTCTCGGCAGGGTTGGTGATCCTTGTGGGCCCGCCAGCAGTGGGTAAGAGCACCTTCGTGCAGCACCTAGTTCAGACGGGGAAGATCTCTCAAGAGGCAGTAGCATCTACCGATGCGATTCGAGAAGAACTTGCTCGCAGCAGTGTTGTCTCGGCTAGGGACACCTCACACGCTGAGCTTGTCGCTGATGAGCGTGACCGTCAGCTCCTGAAGACCCTCGCAGCCGGGTGCACGGCGCTAGCGGAGTCAACGAACGTCACACGAAGGGCTCGTGCGCGCTTAGTCGCGATCGCCAGACAACAATGCATCACGGTAACGGTATTACGCTTTGAGCAGAGTCGTGAAGTGCTGTTTCAGCAGAATGCAGAGCGAGAAAGGCGTGACGTCTCGGACGCTGTAGTTGGCGACCTCGCATCCATAATGGATCAGGAAGCCGATCGTGGCCAGCTCTACGCAGATGGCGCGGCATGGGTGCACGACGTCCCGGGGCGCGGACAAGGAATCTCAGCAGCCGAAGCAGCTCAGCTCTTCGCATTCAACAGGTTTATCCGTCGTTGA
- a CDS encoding transcriptional regulator has product MDAVSEDQTVGLRYPKTVHDAVDTASLLWRYDVERREFLIGSAFAAGAVSAASRDWLIGNSRKELGYEGGTAFVSMSDVEQVRALGEEFERMSHTFGSQKIRRYMVDYLRHEVGPLLKRTRTEKVGRELLHVAAEFTAAAGYMAVDCNDLNLAERYYIQALRLADAADSRRYGAQVMATHMGHLALYAEHPREAVQLAEAARSGTRQKTEPLAAAVTWVVEARGYARMGDTLACQRALSQAERYFCRSNPSEAPRYLRYFQQAYLSDAFAHCFRDLNQPHKASEFARLALRDLPSTHTRRRAINTGILAHACLANNEPEEAAAHGLEVVRLASSLRSPRARNRIATLHAGFLPHQKAPGVAVFLKRADALLQQGSVQAV; this is encoded by the coding sequence ATGGATGCCGTGTCCGAGGATCAGACGGTTGGTCTTCGCTACCCCAAGACCGTGCACGACGCCGTAGATACAGCTTCACTTCTATGGAGGTACGACGTGGAACGCCGAGAGTTTCTCATCGGCTCTGCATTTGCGGCTGGGGCCGTGTCAGCTGCCAGTCGTGACTGGTTGATCGGCAATTCGCGGAAGGAACTAGGCTACGAAGGTGGCACCGCATTCGTCAGCATGTCTGACGTGGAGCAAGTGCGTGCACTGGGAGAAGAATTTGAGAGGATGAGCCACACCTTCGGATCACAGAAGATCCGTCGGTATATGGTTGACTACCTGCGCCATGAAGTGGGTCCTTTGCTCAAGCGGACTCGCACAGAGAAGGTCGGACGGGAATTACTCCATGTAGCCGCCGAGTTCACTGCAGCTGCGGGGTACATGGCCGTCGACTGCAATGATTTAAATCTCGCTGAGCGCTACTACATTCAAGCGCTTCGCCTGGCGGATGCAGCGGACTCACGCCGTTACGGAGCTCAGGTGATGGCCACCCACATGGGACACCTCGCGCTTTATGCCGAGCACCCCAGAGAAGCTGTGCAGCTTGCAGAGGCCGCCCGTTCGGGAACCCGACAGAAGACTGAACCCCTAGCAGCTGCAGTCACCTGGGTGGTGGAAGCTAGGGGGTATGCCCGGATGGGCGATACCCTCGCCTGTCAACGAGCCCTATCGCAGGCCGAGCGATACTTCTGCCGCTCGAACCCGTCGGAGGCTCCGCGGTACCTCAGGTACTTCCAGCAAGCCTACCTGTCGGACGCTTTCGCGCACTGTTTCAGGGACCTGAACCAACCTCACAAGGCAAGCGAGTTCGCCCGTCTCGCCCTCCGCGATCTCCCAAGCACTCACACTCGCCGCCGGGCGATCAACACAGGCATCCTCGCGCATGCATGTCTGGCGAACAACGAGCCCGAGGAGGCCGCTGCGCACGGGCTCGAAGTCGTGCGACTGGCCAGTAGCCTGAGGTCACCACGCGCACGCAACAGGATCGCGACTCTGCACGCAGGCTTTCTCCCTCACCAGAAGGCCCCAGGGGTAGCAGTCTTCCTAAAGCGGGCCGATGCCCTACTGCAACAGGGATCCGTGCAGGCGGTTTAA
- a CDS encoding IS3 family transposase produces the protein MFKVEPICRVLTSHGLKIATSTYYAAKNRTPSTRTARDTEKKTQIRRIHTDTFSVYGVRKVWRQLHREGISVARCTVARLMRDLGLEGARRGKKICTTVRDDGHDRAADLLQRDFTASRPNERWVADYIYVAAWPGLVYVAFRHGRAPAGDRGLVRRHQQAGQLVLDALDMALWRRDSAGTPTGPRLVHHSDAGSQYTSFAFTAHLLEAGIDASIGTVGDALGNALMESQIGLYKTALIKPKRPWHDLADVELGTAE, from the coding sequence GTGTTCAAAGTCGAGCCGATCTGCCGAGTCCTGACCAGCCACGGGCTGAAGATCGCGACGAGCACCTACTACGCGGCGAAGAACCGCACCCCCAGCACCCGAACAGCCCGCGACACCGAAAAGAAGACGCAGATCAGACGCATCCACACGGACACCTTCAGCGTCTACGGGGTCAGGAAAGTCTGGAGGCAACTGCATCGCGAGGGCATATCGGTCGCCCGCTGCACCGTCGCACGGCTGATGCGCGACCTGGGCCTGGAGGGCGCCCGGCGAGGGAAGAAGATCTGCACCACCGTCCGGGACGACGGCCATGATCGGGCAGCTGACCTGCTGCAACGCGACTTCACGGCGTCCCGGCCGAACGAGCGATGGGTCGCGGACTACATCTATGTCGCCGCCTGGCCCGGTCTCGTCTACGTCGCGTTTCGTCATGGACGTGCTCCCGCGGGCGATCGTGGGCTGGTCCGCCGCCACCAGCAAGCGGGCCAGCTCGTCCTCGACGCCCTCGACATGGCCCTGTGGCGCCGCGACAGTGCCGGAACTCCCACTGGCCCGAGGCTGGTTCATCATTCGGATGCCGGAAGTCAATACACCTCTTTCGCGTTCACCGCTCACCTCCTCGAGGCGGGTATCGACGCCTCGATCGGCACGGTCGGCGACGCCCTGGGCAACGCGCTCATGGAGTCCCAGATCGGCCTCTACAAGACCGCACTGATCAAACCCAAGAGGCCCTGGCACGACCTCGCCGACGTCGAACTCGGCACCGCAGAATAG
- a CDS encoding cutinase family protein — translation MHGAERHGVLEESEGPARDGPTVRTEPPDMKRACLRIALAAALVVPSTASVSLPSTPAVAATACPVRFLGLHGLNEQSDLHSPPINATWKTFESAVAAKGARPKRDSISFPEVTTQEFLDKTRKSRTGVEPDVNAGVQAVQRAMDQAVRKCPTTKFVLAGYSLGAWVIDKFLLTDSRRRPLILAAQLYGDPQWNEPGKGQGLAVILGRGLRTSYPPSADRVQSLCNHRDPICETGYRAGTLDLTRRIADTLNVKCPGSSHCYPSQSTTQGGQFLASRVDVDWNNRTYRLTCDDIVNKAVPVTVRNGRGTARGSGLEGYDRWEVQIQRITRGTVPRVGDVTAVLFFCSPQPSNFALQELRVYRTADGREVGRTPTFQVDELPPQYQPDTVRFSRGRLLADVEFYGSGDSHADGPSILRHVTWRWDGRQFVKQSEVDAQTPDKVDLSTQRVTVNGIGPLQTGMTRAEAERAIGARIPDGPGGPHCKDLSVEGGPEGLLLRFNNDERLVATYVLAPSSISTASGIHRGSTRDEVLETYAGEIEEPNTGDLVFTPSGAQFQGMVITFAMDDNDTVDRFIAGDEDFTQPLPCGGD, via the coding sequence ATGCACGGCGCCGAGCGCCATGGTGTCCTGGAAGAGTCCGAGGGCCCAGCTCGGGATGGGCCGACCGTACGCACGGAGCCGCCGGACATGAAACGCGCCTGCCTAAGAATCGCCCTCGCCGCGGCACTGGTGGTGCCGTCCACAGCTTCAGTGAGCCTGCCGTCGACACCGGCCGTCGCAGCCACCGCGTGCCCGGTCCGCTTCCTCGGCCTGCACGGCTTGAACGAACAAAGCGATCTGCACTCTCCCCCCATCAACGCGACCTGGAAGACGTTCGAGTCCGCGGTCGCCGCGAAGGGGGCCCGACCGAAGCGGGACTCCATCAGCTTCCCTGAGGTGACGACGCAGGAATTCCTGGACAAGACGCGCAAGAGCCGGACTGGGGTGGAGCCGGATGTGAACGCAGGCGTCCAGGCTGTCCAGCGCGCCATGGACCAGGCAGTCAGGAAGTGCCCCACAACGAAGTTCGTGCTCGCCGGGTACTCCTTGGGCGCATGGGTCATCGACAAGTTCCTCCTCACCGACTCTCGCCGTCGGCCCCTGATCCTCGCTGCCCAGCTTTATGGTGATCCGCAGTGGAACGAGCCCGGGAAGGGACAGGGCCTGGCCGTCATCCTCGGCCGCGGCCTGCGTACCAGCTACCCTCCATCTGCCGACCGTGTGCAAAGCCTGTGCAACCACCGTGATCCGATCTGCGAAACCGGCTACCGAGCAGGGACACTGGACCTCACACGCCGGATCGCCGATACGCTGAACGTGAAGTGCCCCGGCTCCTCTCACTGCTATCCCAGCCAATCCACCACGCAGGGCGGGCAATTCCTCGCCTCCAGAGTCGACGTCGATTGGAACAACCGCACCTACCGTCTGACATGCGACGACATCGTCAACAAGGCGGTGCCGGTCACGGTCCGCAACGGCCGTGGGACCGCGCGAGGAAGCGGTCTCGAGGGCTATGACCGCTGGGAGGTACAGATTCAGCGCATTACCCGGGGAACTGTGCCGCGCGTGGGGGATGTGACCGCCGTGCTGTTCTTCTGCAGCCCTCAGCCGAGCAACTTCGCGCTGCAGGAGCTGCGCGTGTACCGCACGGCTGACGGCCGGGAAGTCGGCCGCACACCGACGTTCCAGGTCGACGAGCTGCCCCCGCAGTACCAGCCGGACACCGTGAGGTTCAGCCGCGGTCGCCTCCTTGCAGACGTCGAGTTCTACGGGTCTGGAGACAGCCATGCCGACGGCCCATCGATACTGCGACACGTCACCTGGCGCTGGGATGGCAGGCAGTTCGTGAAGCAATCCGAGGTCGACGCCCAGACGCCCGACAAGGTCGACCTGAGCACCCAACGCGTTACCGTCAACGGAATCGGCCCCCTGCAGACCGGTATGACCCGCGCCGAAGCCGAGCGGGCGATCGGTGCCCGTATCCCCGATGGACCGGGCGGCCCGCACTGCAAGGATCTATCCGTCGAAGGAGGGCCGGAGGGACTGCTGTTGCGGTTCAACAACGATGAACGGCTCGTCGCAACCTATGTCCTCGCCCCCTCGTCAATCTCTACCGCATCGGGGATCCACCGGGGCAGCACACGAGACGAGGTACTGGAGACATACGCCGGCGAAATCGAGGAGCCGAACACCGGCGACCTCGTCTTCACCCCGAGCGGGGCACAATTCCAAGGCATGGTCATTACCTTCGCCATGGACGACAACGACACTGTAGACCGCTTCATAGCCGGGGACGAGGACTTCACTCAACCTCTGCCCTGTGGTGGCGACTGA
- a CDS encoding serine/threonine-protein kinase, whose product MKQSPADQGGARLLAGRYRLVEQLGHGGMGTVWRAHDELLDREVAVKEVSVSGLPPEEQSVLHVRMQQEARAAARIKHPGVIMVYDVLEESGRPWIVMELIDGQSLADIIDTEGTLLPRDAARIGAVVVAALDKSHQLGVLHRDVKPANVLLERSGRVVLTDFGIALFEGSPGLTRTGDIVGSPDYLAPERATGHRPGPPSDLWSLGATLYAAVEGQSPFRRTSTLGTLQAVITDPLPEPRHAGRLAPVIAMLLRKDPDARPSAPQTQHMLEEVAAGATATDETHPATQVVPSQETEAIAEAPAGQTSQLTPPTARPPYDAEAPDRRRETARGTPPTATAPSTRNSHPEEMRRAGGGRRTRLLVILAAALAIVVIAGLVWTLTSKSGNKPATSPQTTTSASPSVTAPSPADQASSLDQLLDRSAGSRSSVVSAVKAVEACSSPASVSAASTALKNAEQERSTLISELDALDLSRVSGSADATTHLRTAWQHSQDADAAYAAWADAMASGGCTPGSAPHDDNYKTASASSSQATSAKNAFIQRWNPIAERYGLPTRTSDRI is encoded by the coding sequence ATGAAGCAATCACCTGCTGATCAGGGCGGTGCACGGCTGCTTGCTGGGCGGTATCGATTGGTCGAACAGCTCGGTCATGGGGGCATGGGCACAGTTTGGCGAGCTCACGACGAATTGCTCGATCGCGAAGTCGCGGTGAAGGAAGTAAGCGTTAGCGGTCTGCCACCGGAGGAACAGTCCGTATTGCATGTCCGGATGCAGCAGGAGGCCCGGGCCGCAGCTCGCATCAAACATCCAGGCGTGATCATGGTGTACGACGTACTGGAGGAAAGCGGCAGACCCTGGATCGTCATGGAGCTGATCGACGGCCAGTCTCTTGCGGACATCATCGACACTGAGGGAACCCTGTTGCCTCGGGACGCCGCCCGCATCGGGGCGGTGGTGGTGGCCGCCCTGGACAAGTCCCATCAGCTCGGCGTTCTCCATCGTGACGTCAAACCGGCCAACGTGCTGCTGGAGCGAAGCGGCAGGGTTGTGCTCACCGACTTCGGCATCGCGCTCTTCGAAGGTTCCCCTGGGCTCACCCGCACCGGCGACATCGTGGGCTCGCCTGACTACCTCGCCCCTGAGCGCGCTACGGGACACCGGCCAGGTCCGCCCTCAGATCTGTGGTCCTTGGGCGCAACTCTGTACGCCGCAGTCGAGGGCCAGTCACCCTTCCGGCGAACATCAACGCTGGGGACGCTGCAAGCCGTGATCACCGACCCGCTACCCGAACCACGCCACGCCGGGCGTCTTGCCCCGGTCATCGCGATGTTGCTGCGCAAAGACCCGGACGCGCGGCCCAGCGCGCCGCAGACGCAGCACATGCTCGAGGAGGTGGCTGCCGGAGCGACAGCCACCGACGAAACACACCCCGCCACCCAGGTAGTGCCTTCCCAAGAAACGGAAGCCATTGCTGAAGCACCCGCCGGCCAGACCTCACAGCTGACGCCTCCAACGGCCCGACCGCCATACGACGCAGAGGCTCCGGACCGCCGGCGAGAAACCGCACGTGGCACCCCTCCAACGGCCACCGCACCCTCCACCAGAAACTCACACCCGGAGGAAATGCGACGCGCCGGCGGCGGTCGGCGCACCAGGCTGCTGGTCATACTCGCCGCTGCACTCGCGATAGTGGTAATCGCCGGGCTGGTCTGGACACTCACGTCCAAGAGCGGCAACAAGCCTGCTACCTCTCCGCAGACCACCACATCCGCAAGCCCCTCCGTGACCGCTCCCTCACCAGCAGACCAGGCCTCGTCCCTGGATCAGTTGCTCGACCGCAGTGCGGGATCTCGGAGCAGCGTTGTCAGCGCCGTCAAGGCTGTGGAGGCGTGCAGTTCACCAGCATCGGTCTCAGCAGCGAGCACGGCCCTGAAGAATGCCGAGCAAGAGCGCTCCACACTTATCAGCGAACTTGATGCACTCGACCTGTCCCGAGTCTCCGGCAGCGCCGACGCGACAACGCATCTGCGTACAGCCTGGCAGCACAGCCAGGATGCCGATGCCGCATACGCCGCTTGGGCCGATGCGATGGCCAGCGGCGGATGCACGCCTGGAAGCGCACCGCATGACGACAACTACAAGACCGCCAGCGCCTCCAGCTCTCAGGCGACCTCCGCTAAGAACGCCTTCATCCAACGATGGAATCCGATTGCTGAGCGATACGGACTCCCTACCAGGACGTCGGACCGGATCTGA
- a CDS encoding DUF6336 family protein — translation MCRGRLGTCVRDRTARGAPAPGPQRPRGRPAPQTSRCKQPIMKRGGAARRVRRGPLRLPMRELAGLPASAVRRCVPFSGNAITRPLLRMRDVVVRGALNGLAAVPQLGVASLFVGDHAVQPAQPVRGSTSSALPIGHGLGWPVRDRSETMELSSLPSWERVYVSICAEFNILATCVLAGQHSG, via the coding sequence ATGTGCCGTGGGAGGCTCGGCACATGCGTCCGCGATCGAACCGCCCGGGGCGCTCCAGCTCCAGGGCCACAGCGGCCTCGAGGACGACCGGCTCCACAGACATCGAGGTGTAAGCAGCCGATCATGAAAAGAGGCGGGGCAGCTCGCCGCGTCCGCCGGGGGCCCTTGCGGCTGCCAATGCGCGAGCTCGCCGGCCTGCCCGCTTCGGCCGTGCGCCGGTGCGTTCCCTTTTCCGGCAACGCGATCACCCGACCCCTGCTCCGGATGAGAGACGTGGTGGTGCGTGGGGCCTTGAACGGGCTCGCCGCCGTGCCTCAGCTCGGGGTGGCCTCCCTGTTCGTCGGCGACCACGCCGTGCAGCCAGCGCAGCCTGTGCGTGGCTCGACCAGCTCGGCTCTCCCCATAGGACACGGTCTTGGTTGGCCGGTGAGGGACCGAAGCGAGACAATGGAACTGAGTTCACTCCCGAGCTGGGAGAGGGTTTACGTCTCTATATGTGCTGAATTCAACATCCTTGCGACCTGTGTCCTAGCGGGCCAGCACAGCGGCTGA